One window of the Natronomonas marina genome contains the following:
- a CDS encoding pyridoxamine 5'-phosphate oxidase family protein: MTVDELSKHGVERMNEAEIRAFLSAQRVGVLGLPAGDVPYMIPISYGFDGEENLYFRYVVGDTSQKGLVSEETTVASFLVFDTSTDTEWTSVALEGTLSRVQDDELDETLEAEWRPQALKEAATSETTRVYRFWIQNETGIRHSALPPGMNPE, encoded by the coding sequence ATGACGGTCGACGAACTCTCGAAACACGGGGTCGAGCGGATGAACGAGGCGGAAATTCGGGCGTTCCTCTCGGCACAGCGGGTCGGCGTTCTCGGACTTCCGGCGGGCGACGTTCCCTACATGATTCCGATATCCTACGGCTTCGACGGCGAGGAGAACCTCTACTTCAGGTACGTCGTCGGCGACACGAGCCAGAAGGGACTCGTGAGCGAGGAGACGACCGTCGCCAGCTTTCTCGTCTTCGACACCTCGACGGACACCGAGTGGACGAGTGTCGCCCTGGAGGGAACCCTCAGCCGGGTGCAGGACGACGAACTGGACGAAACGCTGGAGGCCGAGTGGCGCCCCCAGGCCCTGAAGGAGGCGGCAACCTCGGAGACCACCCGGGTCTACCGGTTCTGGATACAGAACGAGACGGGAATCAGACACTCCGCGCTCCCGCCAGGCATGAACCCCGAGTGA
- a CDS encoding heme ABC transporter ATP-binding protein — MITVEGVSVELGGATVLSDVSVSVGEGQFLALVGPNGAGKTTLLRVCNGALPADEGTVTLDGAAVESLSAREISRAAATVPQETHLAFDFDVRDVVAMGRTPHRSRFGTADDTDHEAVERALERTDTARFADRSVGGLSGGERQRVLVARALAQSTPALLLDEPTASLDINHQVRTLALARELADEGKTVVAAIHDLELAARFCDEVALLSEGRLLDTGPPESVLSADRLESAFGVRTAVSTNPVTGTRAVTPLSDAPPEGRRVHVLGGGERAARLLGRLVDAGIEVTAGVLPEGDAALATAGSVAREVVAAPPFRPVDGDRLAAAADLIETADATVLAAPVEGANAELAARSRPLFAVEGTDPPADATVVPEADLLEALETPPKEGTAVRGP; from the coding sequence GTGATAACCGTCGAGGGCGTCTCCGTCGAACTCGGCGGGGCGACGGTACTCTCCGACGTCTCCGTGAGCGTCGGGGAGGGACAGTTCCTGGCGCTGGTCGGCCCCAACGGCGCCGGGAAGACGACGCTTCTGCGCGTCTGCAACGGCGCCCTCCCGGCCGACGAGGGGACCGTCACCCTCGACGGTGCGGCGGTCGAATCGCTGTCGGCCCGGGAGATCAGCCGCGCGGCCGCGACGGTGCCACAGGAGACCCACCTCGCCTTCGACTTCGACGTCAGGGACGTCGTCGCAATGGGACGGACGCCCCACCGCTCGCGGTTCGGGACGGCCGACGACACCGACCACGAGGCCGTCGAGAGGGCCCTCGAACGGACCGACACCGCACGGTTCGCCGACCGGTCCGTCGGGGGGTTGAGCGGCGGCGAGCGTCAGCGGGTCCTCGTCGCGCGGGCGCTGGCCCAGTCGACGCCCGCGCTGCTTCTGGACGAACCGACGGCCAGCCTCGACATCAACCACCAGGTGCGGACCCTCGCGCTGGCCCGCGAACTGGCCGACGAGGGCAAGACCGTCGTCGCGGCCATCCACGACCTGGAACTGGCGGCGCGGTTCTGCGACGAGGTGGCGCTGCTGTCGGAGGGTCGCCTCCTCGACACCGGGCCGCCGGAGTCGGTGCTTTCGGCCGACCGTCTGGAGTCGGCGTTCGGCGTCCGGACCGCGGTGTCGACGAACCCGGTGACCGGGACGCGGGCGGTGACGCCGCTGTCGGACGCCCCGCCGGAGGGCCGCCGCGTCCACGTCCTCGGCGGCGGCGAGCGGGCCGCCCGCCTCCTCGGTCGGCTCGTCGACGCCGGCATCGAGGTCACCGCCGGCGTGCTTCCGGAGGGCGACGCCGCACTGGCGACCGCAGGCAGCGTCGCCCGCGAGGTGGTGGCCGCGCCACCATTCCGGCCCGTCGACGGGGACCGACTCGCGGCCGCCGCCGACCTGATCGAGACGGCCGACGCGACGGTGCTGGCGGCGCCGGTCGAGGGCGCCAACGCGGAACTGGCCGCACGGAGCCGGCCGCTTTTCGCCGTCGAGGGGACCGACCCGCCCGCCGACGCGACGGTCGTCCCCGAGGCGGACCTCCTCGAAGCACTCGAAACTCCTCCGAAGGAGGGAACGGCGGTGAGGGGACCGTAG
- a CDS encoding DUF7563 family protein, which yields MPQCRNCDAFVTENYVRVFAPQEMSTVRVCPNCEDKLRDGAEVREARSTRQN from the coding sequence ATGCCACAATGCCGCAACTGTGATGCGTTCGTGACGGAGAACTACGTCCGCGTGTTCGCACCACAGGAGATGTCGACCGTGCGGGTCTGTCCGAACTGCGAGGACAAGCTCCGGGACGGCGCCGAGGTCCGAGAGGCGCGCTCGACGCGACAGAACTGA
- a CDS encoding PGF-CTERM sorting domain-containing protein: MERRNKRVSATLLAVVLAVSAVGGVTVLAFAGTVAADQHERENAPTYNTSSGAVNFTINLPTQTDHLPGSQNQQNGSIEYFATGQQAFTEQNAEDGLWMNFIVIEAEWIDYSNCDVTQNTKVFGIDRGNTRSGTRVDEDLIEHRKGSTLEQGGLTVDFYDWGDLGGGPPYLSPDDAVVAAQGVGSNAGPCLTMTSTPGWYQLQGYTNGTIATKCTEEGNSQCEPDNKKWRGINLNSNYVYICDCENEQQAREQLGPPPTESGTPTPTPGGNGATPTPTQAPNTPTPTQAPNTPTPTQAPNTPTPTQVQTTSGGNAGGGNAGGDAGGGGNAGGSGGGDGQATRTQGNAGGDGGGNAGGADRATPTISDGPGFTPVVALVALLAAALLVVRRR, translated from the coding sequence ATGGAGAGGCGCAACAAACGAGTTTCGGCGACGCTTCTGGCGGTCGTTTTGGCAGTGTCGGCCGTCGGGGGCGTGACGGTGCTGGCGTTTGCCGGCACGGTCGCGGCCGACCAGCACGAACGCGAGAACGCACCGACGTACAACACCAGCAGCGGGGCAGTGAACTTCACGATCAACCTTCCGACACAGACCGACCATCTGCCGGGCAGTCAGAACCAGCAGAACGGCAGTATCGAGTACTTCGCCACCGGCCAGCAGGCGTTCACGGAACAGAACGCCGAGGACGGACTCTGGATGAACTTCATCGTCATCGAGGCCGAGTGGATCGACTACAGCAACTGCGACGTCACCCAGAACACGAAGGTCTTCGGCATCGACCGGGGCAACACCCGCAGCGGCACCCGCGTCGACGAGGACCTCATCGAACACCGCAAGGGCTCGACACTCGAACAGGGCGGTCTCACGGTCGACTTCTACGACTGGGGCGACCTCGGGGGCGGGCCACCGTACCTCTCGCCGGACGACGCTGTCGTGGCCGCCCAGGGTGTCGGCTCCAACGCCGGCCCCTGCCTGACGATGACCAGCACCCCCGGCTGGTATCAGCTCCAGGGCTACACCAACGGTACTATCGCCACCAAGTGCACCGAGGAGGGCAACTCCCAGTGTGAACCCGACAACAAGAAGTGGCGTGGAATCAACCTGAACTCGAACTACGTCTACATCTGCGACTGCGAAAACGAACAGCAGGCCCGCGAGCAACTCGGCCCGCCGCCGACCGAAAGCGGGACGCCCACGCCCACACCGGGCGGCAACGGGGCCACGCCCACACCGACACAGGCACCGAATACCCCCACGCCGACGCAGGCGCCGAACACCCCCACGCCGACGCAGGCGCCGAACACTCCCACACCGACACAGGTCCAGACCACCAGCGGCGGCAACGCCGGCGGCGGGAACGCTGGCGGCGATGCCGGTGGTGGCGGCAACGCCGGCGGCAGCGGCGGCGGTGACGGCCAGGCCACCCGAACGCAGGGCAACGCGGGCGGCGACGGTGGCGGCAACGCCGGTGGCGCCGACCGCGCGACGCCGACGATAAGCGACGGGCCTGGCTTTACGCCGGTCGTCGCGCTGGTCGCGCTGCTCGCGGCCGCGCTGCTCGTCGTCCGCCGGCGGTAG
- a CDS encoding ABC transporter permease, whose protein sequence is MSTGRPEGSADRRAAGYRHLARAVLYREYLLFVRYPANALGGIVVSLFFFGVLFYGGRMLAGQALSDSIEGIVVGYFLWTLSVGAYSAISNDIGSEVQWGTLERHVMTPFGFAPVALLKGAAKVVRTFLVSAVILAAMLLITGTSLELHLLTVVVVATLSVLSVLGLGFAAGGVTVLYKRVGNWLNLLQFGFVVLISAPVLEVPWMAVLPLAHGSALLQRAMVDGVRLWEFSPADLALLVAVAVGYLAVGYAVFQLSTRRARRLGVLGDY, encoded by the coding sequence ATGAGCACCGGACGACCGGAGGGGTCGGCCGACCGACGCGCGGCCGGCTACCGCCACCTCGCGCGGGCCGTCCTCTACCGAGAGTACCTGCTGTTCGTCCGGTACCCCGCCAACGCCCTCGGCGGTATCGTCGTCTCGCTTTTCTTCTTCGGCGTGCTGTTCTACGGCGGTCGGATGCTCGCGGGACAGGCCCTGTCGGACTCCATCGAGGGCATCGTCGTCGGCTACTTCCTGTGGACGCTGTCGGTCGGCGCCTACTCCGCCATCTCCAACGACATCGGCAGCGAGGTCCAGTGGGGGACCCTCGAGCGGCATGTGATGACGCCGTTCGGCTTCGCGCCGGTCGCCCTGCTGAAGGGGGCGGCGAAGGTCGTGCGGACGTTCCTCGTCTCGGCGGTCATCCTGGCGGCGATGCTTCTCATCACCGGCACTTCCCTGGAGTTGCACCTCCTCACGGTCGTCGTCGTGGCGACGCTCAGCGTCCTCTCGGTTCTGGGGCTGGGCTTCGCCGCGGGCGGCGTCACCGTCCTCTACAAGCGGGTCGGCAACTGGCTGAACCTGCTGCAGTTCGGCTTCGTCGTCCTCATTTCGGCGCCGGTCCTCGAGGTGCCCTGGATGGCGGTGCTGCCGCTGGCACACGGCAGCGCGCTCCTGCAGCGCGCGATGGTCGACGGCGTCCGCCTCTGGGAGTTCTCGCCCGCCGACCTCGCGCTGCTCGTCGCCGTCGCCGTCGGCTATCTCGCCGTCGGCTACGCGGTCTTCCAGCTGTCGACCCGCCGGGCGCGACGGCTCGGCGTCCTCGGGGACTACTGA
- a CDS encoding PGF-CTERM-anchored ABC transporter substrate-binding protein — protein MLRRTLAATLALFVILSASVAAVPAAGAAVQADSDCSFPYTSQDATGTNVTVDGEPQRIVVLQASAAQTVWALDAEERVVGAPVNPTTSYLDGIEDKQDVLQSDQFTVSQEAVVELDADLVLAPNVIPDETVASLRDANQTVYKFGFGTSMPFIADKTAETGRLIGACEAAAETNEAYNATVENVSEGTDEYDPPRVMYFTDNFTAGSGTFIDSLITTAGGTNVPAENGVQGYGQINQEALVEWNPEVIVVSGVEGGVPDTDAYASTFAVQNDQVVTVDANFVSQPGPRVVVALQTMAEAFADAELEGEATPTPTEADGSMDDAENDEATEGGDAMEATATATAESTDGDGAGFGVAAALVALLSVALLARR, from the coding sequence ATGCTACGACGCACGCTCGCCGCGACGCTCGCACTGTTCGTGATACTCTCGGCCTCAGTGGCCGCGGTTCCCGCCGCGGGCGCGGCGGTGCAGGCCGACTCGGACTGTTCGTTCCCCTACACCTCCCAGGACGCGACGGGGACGAACGTCACCGTCGACGGGGAACCGCAGCGAATCGTCGTCCTGCAGGCCAGCGCCGCCCAGACCGTCTGGGCACTCGACGCGGAGGAGCGCGTCGTCGGCGCGCCCGTGAACCCGACGACGTCGTACCTCGACGGTATCGAGGACAAGCAGGACGTTCTCCAGTCCGACCAGTTCACGGTCAGCCAGGAGGCCGTCGTCGAACTCGACGCCGACCTCGTGCTGGCGCCGAACGTCATCCCGGACGAGACGGTCGCCAGCCTCCGTGACGCCAACCAGACCGTCTACAAGTTCGGCTTCGGCACCTCGATGCCGTTCATCGCCGACAAGACGGCCGAGACCGGCCGGCTCATCGGTGCCTGCGAGGCCGCCGCCGAGACCAACGAGGCGTACAACGCCACGGTCGAGAACGTCAGCGAGGGGACCGACGAGTACGACCCCCCGCGGGTGATGTACTTCACCGACAACTTCACCGCCGGGAGCGGCACCTTCATCGACTCGCTCATCACGACGGCAGGCGGGACGAACGTCCCCGCGGAGAACGGCGTCCAGGGATACGGCCAGATAAACCAGGAGGCGCTCGTCGAGTGGAACCCCGAGGTCATCGTCGTCAGCGGCGTCGAGGGCGGCGTCCCCGACACCGACGCGTACGCGTCGACATTCGCGGTTCAGAACGACCAGGTCGTCACCGTCGACGCCAACTTCGTCAGCCAGCCCGGCCCGAGGGTCGTCGTCGCCCTGCAGACGATGGCCGAGGCCTTCGCCGACGCCGAACTGGAGGGGGAGGCGACGCCGACGCCGACCGAGGCCGACGGCTCGATGGACGATGCCGAGAACGACGAGGCGACCGAGGGCGGCGACGCGATGGAGGCGACCGCAACCGCTACCGCGGAGTCGACCGACGGTGACGGCGCCGGCTTCGGCGTCGCCGCCGCGCTCGTCGCGCTTTTGTCGGTCGCGCTTCTGGCCCGCCGGTAA
- a CDS encoding ABC transporter ATP-binding protein yields MTGRNAGDERERPTERNGHAESSTGLDVEPFPTAAERSVPDRATDPAIEVEGLTKRFGGGDDAVVAVDDVSFAVETGSVVGLLGPNGAGKTTLIKSVLGMVLPDEGTVRIRGVDVAERPRAAYAHVDAMLEGARNDYWRLTVRENLRYFATVGGVDPDSVADRHDRLLEQLELTEKADTPVRDLSRGMKQKVSLASVLAGGADVVFLDEPTLGLDVESSRTLQRELRRLVEREGLTVFVSSHDMDVVETVCDRVLVMSGGRIVADDGVEALLRRGATGRVAVTSPDLDDEAVAAVRERFEVTAVETRDRGTRIEVAAAGEELYALMERLAAAGVTPERVRTVEPDLEDVFVGLTGQGEDR; encoded by the coding sequence ATGACTGGCCGAAACGCCGGGGACGAACGTGAGCGGCCGACGGAGCGGAACGGCCACGCCGAGTCGTCGACCGGCCTCGACGTCGAGCCGTTCCCGACGGCGGCGGAGCGGTCGGTGCCCGACCGGGCGACGGACCCGGCCATCGAGGTCGAGGGACTGACCAAGCGATTCGGCGGGGGCGACGACGCGGTCGTGGCCGTCGACGACGTCTCCTTCGCGGTCGAGACGGGGTCGGTCGTCGGGCTGCTCGGTCCGAACGGCGCCGGCAAGACCACGCTCATCAAGTCGGTCCTGGGGATGGTGCTGCCCGACGAGGGGACCGTCCGGATTCGGGGCGTCGACGTGGCCGAGCGGCCGCGAGCGGCCTACGCACACGTCGACGCGATGCTGGAGGGTGCGCGCAACGACTACTGGCGGCTGACGGTCCGGGAGAACCTCCGGTACTTCGCAACGGTGGGCGGCGTCGACCCCGACTCCGTGGCCGACCGCCACGACCGCCTGCTGGAGCAACTCGAGTTGACCGAGAAGGCCGACACGCCGGTCCGGGACCTCTCCCGCGGCATGAAACAGAAGGTGTCGCTGGCGAGCGTCCTCGCTGGCGGCGCCGACGTCGTCTTCCTCGACGAACCGACGCTCGGCCTCGACGTCGAGAGCTCGCGGACCCTCCAGCGCGAGCTCCGCCGGCTCGTCGAACGCGAAGGCCTCACCGTCTTCGTCAGCAGCCACGACATGGACGTCGTCGAGACGGTCTGTGATCGCGTGCTCGTGATGTCCGGGGGTCGCATCGTCGCCGACGACGGCGTCGAGGCGTTGCTCCGCCGCGGGGCGACCGGTCGGGTCGCCGTCACCAGCCCCGACCTCGACGACGAGGCGGTCGCCGCCGTCCGCGAGCGGTTCGAGGTCACCGCCGTCGAGACCCGCGACCGCGGCACTCGCATCGAGGTCGCGGCCGCCGGCGAGGAGCTGTACGCGCTGATGGAGCGGCTGGCGGCGGCGGGCGTGACGCCCGAACGGGTCCGGACCGTCGAGCCGGACCTCGAGGACGTCTTCGTCGGCCTGACCGGGCAGGGGGAAGACCGATGA
- a CDS encoding helix-turn-helix domain-containing protein, with protein sequence MRYFDLVLTPKHNGIHPLDAELALLAEVDRDALLHIDAFGDGTGVLLYRLQGDKDAVLDAVADHESLISYDVLDVDAENTFHLYCHVHPGEPAGTLMALCYKYALIIDTPIEFTDRGGVLVTIVGTHDMLREALKAIPEEINVSIQQVGKYSPGTRDMLSMLTERQREVFETAVDMGYYDIPREVNQGELAETLGCAPSTVDEHLRKAESKMLSALLRTTDAEDAG encoded by the coding sequence ATGCGATACTTCGACCTCGTCCTCACGCCGAAACACAACGGGATTCATCCCCTCGACGCCGAGTTGGCACTGCTGGCCGAGGTCGACCGCGACGCCCTGCTTCACATCGACGCCTTCGGCGACGGAACGGGGGTGCTTCTCTACCGCCTGCAGGGCGACAAGGACGCGGTGCTCGACGCCGTCGCGGACCACGAATCGCTCATCAGCTACGACGTCCTCGACGTCGACGCCGAGAACACGTTCCACCTCTACTGTCACGTCCACCCCGGCGAACCCGCCGGGACGCTGATGGCGCTGTGCTACAAGTACGCGCTCATCATCGACACGCCCATCGAGTTCACGGACCGCGGCGGGGTTCTGGTCACCATCGTCGGCACCCACGACATGCTCCGGGAGGCACTGAAGGCGATTCCCGAGGAGATCAACGTCTCTATCCAGCAGGTCGGCAAGTACTCGCCGGGCACCCGCGACATGCTGTCGATGCTGACCGAGCGCCAGCGGGAGGTGTTCGAAACCGCAGTCGACATGGGCTACTACGACATCCCGCGGGAGGTCAATCAGGGCGAACTCGCCGAGACGCTCGGATGTGCGCCCTCGACGGTCGACGAACACCTCCGGAAGGCCGAATCGAAGATGCTGTCGGCCCTGCTGCGGACGACCGACGCCGAGGACGCCGGGTGA
- the btuC gene encoding vitamin B12 ABC transporter permease BtuC, with amino-acid sequence MVLRRTVAWSAGLAGLLVGVALGSATLGYADIGPLSVARVVLNDLAVPSVGASGLVWVRPFSFEVPQTTETIVGRIRLPRIALGAVVGFALALAGAVMQGFFRNPMADPSIIGVSTGAAVGAVAFIVFPLSVPFGLPAFAFVGALIAAFGVYLVATEGGRTPVATLLLAGVAVQAFLGAVISFMLLHAGDGLETAVYWLMGHLQNSTWGRVRVALPVVAVLFVVLLAYARDLNVLLLGEEDAHTLGIEVERTKRILLATSSVVTAAAVAVSGVIGFVGLIVPHMMRLVVGPDHRILLPTSALAGATFLVATDTVARMGPAEMPVGIITAALGAPFFLYLLRNREVHAL; translated from the coding sequence ATGGTACTCAGGCGGACGGTCGCGTGGTCGGCCGGGCTGGCCGGGCTGCTCGTGGGGGTCGCGCTCGGCAGCGCGACGCTCGGCTACGCCGACATCGGTCCGCTGTCGGTCGCCCGGGTGGTCCTGAACGACCTCGCGGTGCCGTCCGTCGGGGCGTCCGGTCTGGTGTGGGTTCGACCATTCTCCTTCGAGGTGCCGCAAACGACCGAGACCATCGTCGGGCGGATTCGGTTGCCGCGCATCGCACTGGGGGCCGTCGTCGGGTTCGCGCTGGCGCTGGCGGGCGCGGTCATGCAGGGATTTTTCCGGAATCCGATGGCTGACCCCTCCATCATCGGCGTCTCGACGGGCGCGGCCGTCGGTGCCGTCGCGTTCATCGTCTTCCCGCTGTCGGTCCCGTTCGGGCTGCCGGCCTTCGCGTTCGTCGGCGCGTTGATCGCGGCCTTCGGCGTCTACCTCGTCGCCACCGAGGGCGGCCGGACGCCCGTCGCCACGCTCCTCCTGGCCGGCGTCGCCGTCCAGGCGTTCCTCGGCGCCGTCATCTCGTTCATGCTGTTGCACGCCGGCGACGGCCTGGAGACGGCCGTCTACTGGCTCATGGGCCACCTTCAGAACAGCACCTGGGGTCGCGTCCGCGTCGCGCTGCCGGTCGTCGCGGTGCTTTTCGTCGTCCTGCTCGCGTACGCGAGAGATCTCAACGTCCTCCTGCTCGGCGAGGAGGACGCCCACACGCTCGGTATCGAGGTCGAGCGCACCAAGCGAATCCTGCTTGCGACCTCCAGCGTCGTCACCGCCGCGGCCGTCGCCGTCTCCGGCGTCATCGGCTTCGTCGGCCTCATCGTCCCCCACATGATGCGTCTGGTCGTCGGCCCCGACCACCGCATCCTCCTGCCGACGAGCGCGCTGGCGGGCGCGACCTTCCTCGTGGCGACCGACACCGTCGCCCGGATGGGCCCCGCCGAGATGCCCGTCGGCATCATCACCGCGGCGCTCGGTGCCCCGTTCTTCCTGTATCTCCTGCGGAACCGGGAGGTGCACGCGCTGTGA
- a CDS encoding FAD-dependent oxidoreductase, giving the protein MAEGEIQVLVVGGGIGGLSLAGFLQRAGVDPVVVERAEGRPDRPGVVELWPDAVRLLSRLDVGRKVRDAGVDVTRWARRRPDGTVAERLTASDEFGFLAVDYARLLTVLRGAVADGTVHEGSTLRSLDPGRGSVAVELANGVREQFDVVIGADGVRSRTREVLGGDGATFCGTTSVAFPLPDGVELGAAGEVWTADGAVFRAVPNGHGGAAWLTVPSKVPGQGVDDAGALAGLCPTVDWLLPEAAEAVDAGDLWWADDFRVPTDEWVDGRVALLGDAAHARHRLTGVGATLAIEDAAVLAAELVGGDDAPAARLADYAARRRSRLDRPDAGARAGAPLAGIESELAERHPAIPAVRGGRLAACFGGDPPTPATALGGSDGERSSGDRGR; this is encoded by the coding sequence ATGGCCGAGGGTGAAATCCAGGTACTCGTCGTCGGCGGGGGAATCGGGGGACTCTCGCTCGCCGGGTTCCTCCAGCGGGCGGGGGTGGACCCGGTCGTGGTCGAGCGTGCCGAGGGGCGACCCGACCGGCCCGGGGTGGTCGAACTCTGGCCCGACGCAGTCCGCCTGCTGTCGCGTCTCGACGTCGGCCGCAAGGTCCGGGACGCCGGAGTCGACGTGACGAGGTGGGCGCGACGCCGACCGGACGGCACGGTGGCCGAACGCCTGACCGCCAGCGACGAGTTCGGCTTTCTCGCCGTCGACTACGCGCGACTGTTGACGGTGTTGCGCGGGGCCGTGGCCGACGGAACGGTACACGAGGGGTCGACGCTCCGGTCGCTCGACCCGGGGCGGGGCAGCGTCGCCGTGGAGTTGGCCAACGGCGTCCGCGAGCAGTTCGACGTCGTGATTGGCGCCGACGGCGTCCGGTCGCGAACGCGCGAGGTGCTCGGCGGTGACGGCGCGACGTTCTGCGGGACGACCAGCGTGGCATTTCCGCTGCCGGATGGGGTCGAACTCGGCGCCGCCGGCGAGGTCTGGACCGCCGACGGGGCCGTGTTCAGGGCGGTCCCGAACGGCCACGGCGGGGCCGCGTGGCTCACGGTCCCGTCGAAGGTGCCCGGACAGGGGGTCGACGACGCCGGGGCGCTCGCGGGCCTGTGTCCGACAGTCGACTGGCTCCTGCCCGAGGCCGCCGAGGCGGTCGACGCCGGTGACCTGTGGTGGGCCGACGACTTCCGCGTTCCCACCGACGAGTGGGTCGATGGTCGGGTGGCCCTGCTCGGCGACGCCGCCCACGCCCGTCACCGACTGACAGGCGTCGGCGCCACCCTCGCCATCGAGGACGCCGCGGTGCTGGCCGCCGAACTCGTCGGTGGCGACGACGCGCCGGCCGCCCGACTCGCCGACTACGCGGCCCGTCGTCGGTCGCGGCTCGACCGCCCCGATGCCGGCGCCCGCGCCGGAGCGCCGCTCGCCGGCATCGAGTCCGAACTGGCCGAGCGACACCCCGCGATTCCCGCGGTGCGGGGCGGCCGCCTCGCGGCCTGCTTCGGCGGGGACCCGCCGACGCCGGCGACGGCACTCGGCGGCAGTGACGGCGAACGGTCGTCCGGCGACAGAGGGCGGTGA
- a CDS encoding cupin domain-containing protein — MRKVAVDEVDNERSPLGVHSVRRPVSDALGTDHFAMNYFELEPGESFSGGLHTHHDQEELFYVQSGEATFDVADEPDSSATESVSVDAGEVVRFPPGQFQEGYNDADNDETVVGFAFGAPSSKHDWESIESVLHCSECGEETGHGLALTDENRFEFTCGECGNVVSF, encoded by the coding sequence ATGCGAAAGGTAGCCGTCGACGAGGTCGACAACGAGCGCAGCCCCCTGGGGGTCCACAGCGTCCGTCGGCCGGTCTCGGACGCCCTCGGGACCGACCACTTCGCGATGAACTACTTCGAACTGGAACCCGGCGAGTCCTTCTCCGGGGGGCTCCACACCCACCACGACCAGGAGGAGCTGTTCTACGTCCAGTCGGGAGAGGCGACCTTCGACGTGGCCGACGAGCCCGATTCCTCGGCGACCGAAAGCGTCAGCGTGGACGCGGGCGAGGTCGTCCGGTTCCCGCCCGGGCAGTTCCAGGAGGGGTACAACGACGCCGACAACGACGAGACGGTGGTCGGGTTCGCCTTCGGCGCGCCCTCCTCGAAGCACGACTGGGAGTCCATCGAGTCGGTGCTTCACTGCAGCGAGTGCGGCGAGGAGACCGGACACGGGCTGGCGTTGACCGACGAGAACCGATTCGAGTTCACCTGTGGGGAGTGCGGCAACGTGGTGTCGTTCTGA
- a CDS encoding lamin tail domain-containing protein codes for MDRRAWLCLALLVCASGCAVGIDDPAPAGDADVPSALSDTAVQRVHTVTVADVVDGDTMDVRYENGSDDTVRLLGVDTPEVETETDPAEFEGIPETAAGREWLREWGYRASEFARERLDGETVRIVVDRRADVRGSYGRLLVYVYHDDENFNRLLLEEGYAGLYDSEFSERAAFEDSETRARADGVGLWGFGGSAARNETASSLVVARVHADAEGDDHENLGDEYVVFENAGEEPLNLSGWRVSDEAGHTYVFPEGFVLEAGGRVTLYSGDGPDTATAVYWNSDGAVWNNGGDTVYVRSAAGDRVLADSYG; via the coding sequence ATGGACCGGCGGGCGTGGCTGTGTCTCGCCCTGCTCGTCTGTGCGAGCGGGTGTGCGGTCGGCATCGACGACCCGGCGCCCGCCGGGGACGCCGACGTGCCGTCGGCGCTTTCGGACACGGCGGTACAGAGGGTCCACACCGTCACCGTCGCCGACGTCGTCGACGGCGACACGATGGACGTTCGCTACGAGAACGGGAGCGACGACACCGTCCGACTTCTCGGGGTCGATACGCCGGAGGTCGAAACCGAGACCGACCCCGCGGAGTTCGAGGGGATACCGGAGACGGCGGCGGGCCGCGAGTGGCTCCGGGAGTGGGGCTACAGGGCCAGCGAGTTCGCCAGGGAGCGCCTCGACGGCGAGACGGTCCGAATCGTCGTCGATCGGCGGGCGGACGTCCGGGGCTCGTACGGTCGGCTGCTCGTCTACGTCTATCACGACGACGAGAACTTCAACCGGCTCCTCCTCGAGGAGGGGTACGCCGGACTGTACGACTCGGAGTTCTCGGAGCGGGCCGCCTTCGAGGACAGCGAGACCCGGGCGCGGGCCGACGGCGTCGGTCTGTGGGGGTTCGGCGGGTCGGCCGCCCGAAACGAGACGGCCAGCAGCCTCGTCGTCGCCCGGGTTCACGCCGACGCCGAAGGTGACGACCACGAGAACCTCGGCGACGAGTACGTCGTCTTCGAGAACGCCGGCGAGGAGCCGCTGAACCTGTCGGGCTGGCGCGTCAGCGACGAGGCGGGCCACACCTACGTCTTCCCGGAGGGGTTCGTCCTCGAGGCGGGCGGCCGGGTGACGCTGTACTCGGGCGACGGGCCGGACACGGCGACGGCGGTGTACTGGAACAGCGACGGCGCCGTCTGGAACAACGGCGGTGACACGGTCTACGTCAGGTCGGCCGCCGGCGACCGGGTGCTGGCGGATTCCTACGGGTGA